ATCAACCGGTTCGTTCTTATTGGCCGTAAACACTGCCTGAGATACTAATTGCACGTATTCATCACGCCAGTCTTCAAGAGGTTCAGTTAAACTTCTGTAAGGAAGTATATATTCGCAAAATGTTTTAAAATCATACGAACTTGACCACGTATTACTTTTCCAAGCCTTAAAAGCCAGATCAATATTTTTAATTAATAATTCCGGAGTTACAACATCCAGATCTTTTACATCATATAGTTTTGGAGTTAGCTTAATGCTGTCCTGCAATTTTAAAAAAGCATTTATCGCTTCTTCAGGATTTGGGTAATCCAATTCGTTAAAATAAATCTTGTTATTGTCCCTGTCTATCCAGTTATAATTTCTGCCATAATGAATATCCATATTAGAAATTAGAAATTTCGCGGCTTCTTTTTTTTCGGTGTCAAATTGATAATGCTTGTACACAACCCTCTCTAAACGCTCCTTTGACAAATTTGAATGCGAAATCGATTGCGAAAAAACAGCAGAAAAAGACAAGCAAATAGAAAAAACAAAGTACTTAATCATTATTTTATAAGTTTTACTTTACAATCTTATAACAAAAACGTAAGAAAAAAAATAAATAATTGTTAATTTTGCAAAATATTAAAAAATAGATTTTAGACTCTACTAATGAAAATTCACAGAATCATCATTTTTTTAACATTTACATTGGCATTTTTATTTGCTAAATGCGAATGCACTTCACTTCCCTTTTTAAATCAAAAATATATTTATTGGTTAATTGCTGTTATTGGAGGTACTGTACTGTTTCTTTATAAAGAATCAAACACTAAGTTATCTTTAAACATTTTTGATATTCTTATGCTGATTCTGACTTGCATAACATTTTGGAATCTGATTTTTCTATCAAAAGCTGCAGTTTTCAATTTAAAACTATGGTACTTCTTTGGTTATCTGCTTGTTTATGTAATCTTAAGAAGAAGTTTAAACACAGATGAAATAATTCGAAAAAGCCAAAGTTTTCTGCATCATTTTATAGCCGTCACAGCAATTGTAAATGGCAGTATTGCTGTTTTGCAGGAAAATCATCTGCTCTTATCTAAAAATGAACATTTTCTAAGTACCGCGCTTTTTTATTCACCTAATCAGCTGGGGCTTTTTATGGCACTTGGATGCTTAAGTTCAATAGAGCTAATTAAAAAGTACAAAGGCTATATTAAAACCCTATGTATTCTTTGTTTTCTGATTTCTCTCTATGGTTTATATTTATCAAAATGCAGGGGAGCTTGTTTAGGTTTAGGGGCTGCATTATTTTATGATTTTTACAAATCCAAAAATAGTGTTCGCTTTATTAGATGGAAAATTATGGTTCCTCTTTTATTGTTTTTATGTGGATTCTTTTTTCTATTTTTCAATACAGCTGCCCTAAAATCAGAATCAACTTCAGGGAGAGTTTTTATTACAGAGAGAGTTTTAGAAGAAGTTAAAGATAAATTACTAACCGGACATGGTTTTGATTCATTTGCCCTGAAGTACAATACAGCAAAGGCACAATATTTTGAAAGCGAAAGATCGTGGCAGGAGATAAAGAATGCCAGCTATATCTACAATGCTAATAATGATTTTCTAGAATTGACTTTTGAATTTGGATTAATTTGGATCTTCGTTTTTACTTTAATTATTTTCATGTTGTTTTATTTTTCAATTCAAACCTCAGAAATAAAGTCATGCACTACTATGCTTCTTTGTCTCATTATTTTTGCTTTTACAAATAGTGTTTTGTCTGTACCGCTATTTATTGTTTTAGGCTGCTGTTTCTCTGTAATAATCATCAATACAATCAAGAACAAACCTATCTATATATTTAATAATTACAAGTTTACACAAATTCTAAACATAACTTTTGCGATTTCTTTTTTTGCGGTACTGCTTTTTAGGATAAATGCAGAATATAAATTATTGAAACTGTATGAGCAAAAAGTGTCTTTTACCAGTTTTAAAACAATTGAAAACTATATTTCAAAAATAGATGCAAATGGAGAGCAGTTTTTTATGGCTGGAGTAATTCTATTAAAAAACAAACATACTAAGGAAGGAACTTTCTATTTAGAAAAAGGGTTTGAATGTTCAGGCAAGCCAAGTTTAGGCAAAATTCTGGCCGGCATTTACGAAAAACAAAATCAATTTTCGAACGCTGAAAAAATATACATCTATAATATAAATGCAGAACCTTTTAGATTTGAGCCCCGCGTCGATCTATTTCAATTATATGTCAGAACAAATCAAAAAAAGAAAGCAATAGAAACCGCTAAAAAAATAATTGATCTTCCCATTAAGATTCCGTCTGACAAAATTGGCACATTTAAAAAAGAGGCGAGATCCTACATTACTAAACAACAAAAGGCAGAATAATTATTCTGCCTTTTGTTGTTTGGATTTATACATCTTATAGATAAGAAATCCTATAATTGCTACGAGTAAATACGGGATTATCATCAGGAAAACAATTCCGTCGTTTACCGCTTCTGCTTTTTTAACATTAGAATCTCCGGAAAGTGCTGCACGGCACATGGCGCACTGGGCATTTGCCGAAATTCCAATTAGGAAAATACAAATTCCAAGAATTAATCTTTTAATCTTAGAATTTGACTTTTGTATTTTATTTTTAGTATACATAATACGGAGAAATCATTAAGTAAACTACAACTCCCGTTACCGCAACGTATAACCAAAGCGGAAAGGTAATTTTAGCTATTTTTTTATGTCTGTCAAATCTTTGGGCCAATGCTCTTACATAGGTAATTAACACTAGTGGAATAATGGCAATAGACAGCAAAATATGTGTTAATAATATAAAAAAGTAAACATAACGAATGGCTCCTTCACCTCCAAATTTAGTCGAATCTGATGTCATATGATACGCCACATACATAACTAAAAAGGCAACTGACAATGCAATTGCAAAAGTCATTAATCGTTCGTGCAACTTAAGTTTTCCATTTTTTACGGCAATAACTGCCCAGACTAAAACAATTGCCGTAATACCATTTGTAGTAGCGTAAATAGGCGGCAGAAATGAAAGAGGCTCAACGTTGATTCCGAAATCTTTTAATTTGATTCCGAATAAAATTGCCACAACTACCGGTATAACAATCGAAACGGCAATAATAAATTTATTGTATTTTTTTTCTAATGAATGATCTTCCATTTTATTCTTCTAATAGTATTTTTATGTCTTGCTGAATATCTCTAACTCCTTTTTTATCTAATCCGTCATAGTAAATGGCCGGATTGCCAAATTCATCTTTTCTGCAGCGGATATTTCCTTCTTTATCAATTAAAGCAAATAGTCCCGAATGCTCAAAACCGCCGCTTACTTTTTCATTTTCTCCGGCATAAAGATTAAATCCTTTGTTAGATAAATCCATGATAGTGGCTTTATCACCGGTTAAGAAATTCCATGTTGCTGATTTTACTCCCAGCAGTTTTGCATGATCTTTTAAAACCTGCGGTGTATCGTGTGCCGGATCGATCGTAATGGAAACGATTCCGAAATTAGGATTGCCAAAAAATGTTTTTTCAATTTCCAGCATGCTCATATTCATCTTCGGACAAATTGAAGGGCAGGTTGTAAAAAAGAACTCTAAAACATATACTTTTCCCTTGTACGTTTCGTTCGAAATCTTAGCATTATCCTGATTGGTCAGTTCAAATTTTGGAGCCGGACCTATCGTTAATAATTTAGCACCTGATTTTGCGCTTTTAGAATCTACGTTATCGAGACGATTGCCTTTTACTACATCACCATTTTTAACCCTTTCGACAATTTTAGGCACCGCGTAAATTCCGAAAATCAAAATAATAAACGAAATCCCTATATAAGATTTATTTTTAAACATGAAAAGTAATTTTAAAGTTGTTTAGTGGCGTTGTGATTTTTCTTTAAGGCTGCACGATATTCGTATAAAATGATCTTAAAATCGTCCAGCATTTCATTGCTTAGTTCAGACGGATGAAAAGTATCATAGCCTTCTTTATATTCTTTAGCGTCTTTTCTTCCTCTTAGACTGCGGTCTTTATCGATGATATAAACGTGAGAAGTTCCAAGGTTTTGATTCAGTTTTTCTTTTAAATGCAGTCCGTCATAAAATTTTTGGATTTCTTCTTTTGAAGCAAATACAAAATTCCAGTTTTTAACATCGGTGAAAGGAGAAAGGGCATCCACAATTTTTTGTGCTTCTTTTTCTGTTCCAAGCGGACATAAAACTACAAACTGAAGATCTTCAAAACCATTATAACGTTTATAGATTTTTTCATTCAGATTAAAATAATTACCCCTGTTTTCTAAAATATTAGAACCGGAAAAACCCAGGACTGAAATTTTTTTATCAAGAGAAATCTTTTTTCCGTTTAATGAATTCCAATTGCCAAAATCAGCAACTTTAGGTGTTATTACAGGAAGTGTTGTAAAACTATTTACACCAGAAGCAAAAAATAAATAAGCTACAATAGGCAAAACAAAAAGTACAAAGAGAACTATATTTTTTTTCATTGTATTAACGGAAATTATTGAGGTACAAAAATAAAAAAAGCTCCGTTAACCGGAGCTTTTTTTCGAATTAATATCATGTTAAAAATTCCATTTAATGATAGAATCTTTAAAAACCCCATAAATATAATGTCCTTCTGTTAACAAGATGAACAATAAATATAAAACTAGGAAAATAACCGGTGAAACAACAGACCATCTAAAGCTGCTTTTCTCACCTTCCATGTGCATAAATGCCCATACAATATAGTAAGCTTTGAATATTGTTAAGATATAAAATATCCAGTTTAATAAATTTAAACCGATAAAGTGTGTAAACTCTAATGATTTTGGTTTATAGATACCTAAGATAACTTCTACTGTAGTTACTAGTGATAGTAATCCAAAAACAAACCAGATTCTTTTTGTATTTGATACGTGCTCGTGTGACATAATAAATAAATCTAAAAATTAAACTAGGTAGAAAACTGTAAATACAAATACCCAAACTAAATCTACGAAGTGCCAGTATAAACCAACTTTCTCAACCATTTCGTAGCTTCTTCTTTTCTCGTAAGTTCCTAACAATACATTAAAGAAAATAATGATGTTGATGATAACTCCGGAAAATACGTGGAATCCGTGGAATCCTGTGATAAAGAAAAAGAAATCAGCAAATAATTTATTACCGTATTCATTTCTAATAAGGTTTGCACCTTCTACAACGTATTTTGCATCAGCTAAATGAGCTTCAGATTCTGCTCTTGTTAAAACTGTTTTTTTCTTTTCTGCAGTAAGCTTTTCTGTTCTGATTAATAAATCAGGATGTGCTTTAAAACCGGCCTGAATTTCAGCTACTGAATAAGTTGGCAGTGCCGCAGCATCTTCCATGAACCAAGATGTTTTGCTTCTTGTTAAAGCTTCTCTTTGTTCCGGTAATTTTTGTGCAAAATCAGCAAGTGCTACTCTTTTACCGTCTTTATCAACAAACTGCAGTAAGCTTCCTCCTACTGTCTCTACTGCACCGTACTCACCTTTAATGAAGTTTTTCCACTCCCATGCCTGAGAGCCAACGAAAATTAAACCTCCAATAATAGTTAAGAACATGTAAACAGCAACTTTTGACTTTTTTAATTGGTGTCCTGCATCAACAGCCAAAACCATTGTTACAGAAGAAAAGATCAAAATAAAAGTCATTAAGGCTACATAATACATAGGAGCCGAAACACCATGCATAAAAGGAAAGTGAGTAAACACTTCATCAGCCAATGGCCAGGTTTCGATAAATTTAAATCTAGAAAAACCATAAGCACCTAAGAATCCAGAGAATGTTAAGGCATCTGATACGATAAAAAACCACATCATCATTTTACCATAACTTGCTCCTAATGGCTGGATTTCATGACCGCCTCCCCAAGTTTTTTCGTCGTTATTTGCAGTAGTTACTGTCGCTTCCATAAAAGATATTCGTTAAAAAGTTCCCAAATTTACGTTTTTTTCTTATTTAAAGAAATATAAAAATAAAAATAATAATACCCACAATAGGTCTAAAAAGTGCCAATACATCGCACCTAGTTCTATTCCAAGAGTTTGAGTCGGATTGTATTTTTGTTTAAAATGATTATAAATTATAATTAAAAGTGAAATTATCCCGCCCGCAAGGTGCAGCAAGTGCATAACCGCAATTACATACAAAAATGTTGTAGTAATAGAGCTGCCTTGTCCTGTCATATAATAACCGCCTTCGATAATCTGACCAAATCCTGCAAATTGCAGTACTATAAATAAGATTCCTAAAGCTAATGTTGCCAGAAGAAAAGCGGTTGTTGCATTTCTGTTTCCGTTTGAAATTGCTTTTTTGGCTAAGTAAAAAGTAACGCTGCAGGCAATAATTACTGCTGTGCTGAAATAAAACGCACTTGGTATTTGAAAATTCTGCAGCCAGTCTGCTCTTGATTTACTTACCACAAATGCACTGGCAAGTCCTGCAAACATCATGGTCATACTAACCATTGCAAATAACAAAATCAATTTTGCTGATTTTGACTTTCTTACCTGCTCTTCGCTTGTTGTTAATGTCATTTCCATAACTATCTTAAAAATTTGTCTACTATAAATACTATCTGCAATAAAGAAATATACGACACACTAACCAACATTAATGTTCGTGCCGCTTTTGCAGTTCGCAGCTTATACAGCCGAACAGCATAAAACAACATCCATATTCCTAATAAAAATACCAAAACTGCCGCAATTGGCGAAATAAACAACTGTCCTGTATACCCTAAAACAGGCAGTAATGATGCTATGATTAGCCAAATGGTATACAAAATAATCTGCAAAGCCGTTTTTCTGTCTTTATCTCCGGTTGGCAGCATAAAAATACCTGCTTTCGCATAATCATCAAACAAAAACCAACCAATGGACCAAAAATGAGGAAACTGCCAGAAAAACTGAATTAGAAATAAGGTTCCGGCTTCAATGCCAAATTCACCAGTGGCTGCTACCCAGCCTAACATAAACGGAATAGCTCCGGGAAAGGCACCCACAAAAACTGATAATGGAGTTACCGTTTTTAATGGTGTATAAATACTGGTATATAAGAAAATTGAAATCGCTGCAAACATCGCCGACTTGGCGTTGATCGTGTACAACAATGCAATACCTGTAATAGTAAGAAGACTGGCAACCAGTAATGCCGTAATTTTTGACATTCTGCCAGAAGCGACCGGACGATTTTTAGTTCGGTCCATTAACGAATCGATATCTTTTTCGATTACCTGATTAAAAGCATTGGAAGCTCCAACCATACAATAACCGCCAATTGCCAAAACAATCAGAACACTCCATTTAAAAGGATGTTCATCATTCACTCCTAATAAATATCCGGCTATTGAGGAGAACAAAACACTAATAGCCAAACCAGCTTTTGTAATCTCCTTGAAATCCAGAAATATTGATTTTATTGAAAATGTATTTTTTGCTGCGTTCAATACCGTAGTCTTTGTGATTTTTTTTTGAGTGCTGCAAATGTACAAATTAGATTGTAGAATCTAAACCTCTAAAATTAGATTTTTTCCAATAAACCCTTTACAGAATAAGAACTTGCTAATCTTTAACACTATTATTTCGAAAAATCTTATTAAAAATCCTA
This portion of the Flavobacterium gelatinilyticum genome encodes:
- a CDS encoding cytochrome C oxidase subunit IV family protein; protein product: MSHEHVSNTKRIWFVFGLLSLVTTVEVILGIYKPKSLEFTHFIGLNLLNWIFYILTIFKAYYIVWAFMHMEGEKSSFRWSVVSPVIFLVLYLLFILLTEGHYIYGVFKDSIIKWNF
- a CDS encoding O-antigen ligase family protein — its product is MKIHRIIIFLTFTLAFLFAKCECTSLPFLNQKYIYWLIAVIGGTVLFLYKESNTKLSLNIFDILMLILTCITFWNLIFLSKAAVFNLKLWYFFGYLLVYVILRRSLNTDEIIRKSQSFLHHFIAVTAIVNGSIAVLQENHLLLSKNEHFLSTALFYSPNQLGLFMALGCLSSIELIKKYKGYIKTLCILCFLISLYGLYLSKCRGACLGLGAALFYDFYKSKNSVRFIRWKIMVPLLLFLCGFFFLFFNTAALKSESTSGRVFITERVLEEVKDKLLTGHGFDSFALKYNTAKAQYFESERSWQEIKNASYIYNANNDFLELTFEFGLIWIFVFTLIIFMLFYFSIQTSEIKSCTTMLLCLIIFAFTNSVLSVPLFIVLGCCFSVIIINTIKNKPIYIFNNYKFTQILNITFAISFFAVLLFRINAEYKLLKLYEQKVSFTSFKTIENYISKIDANGEQFFMAGVILLKNKHTKEGTFYLEKGFECSGKPSLGKILAGIYEKQNQFSNAEKIYIYNINAEPFRFEPRVDLFQLYVRTNQKKKAIETAKKIIDLPIKIPSDKIGTFKKEARSYITKQQKAE
- a CDS encoding cytochrome c oxidase subunit 3; amino-acid sequence: MEATVTTANNDEKTWGGGHEIQPLGASYGKMMMWFFIVSDALTFSGFLGAYGFSRFKFIETWPLADEVFTHFPFMHGVSAPMYYVALMTFILIFSSVTMVLAVDAGHQLKKSKVAVYMFLTIIGGLIFVGSQAWEWKNFIKGEYGAVETVGGSLLQFVDKDGKRVALADFAQKLPEQREALTRSKTSWFMEDAAALPTYSVAEIQAGFKAHPDLLIRTEKLTAEKKKTVLTRAESEAHLADAKYVVEGANLIRNEYGNKLFADFFFFITGFHGFHVFSGVIINIIIFFNVLLGTYEKRRSYEMVEKVGLYWHFVDLVWVFVFTVFYLV
- a CDS encoding DUF420 domain-containing protein, with amino-acid sequence MEDHSLEKKYNKFIIAVSIVIPVVVAILFGIKLKDFGINVEPLSFLPPIYATTNGITAIVLVWAVIAVKNGKLKLHERLMTFAIALSVAFLVMYVAYHMTSDSTKFGGEGAIRYVYFFILLTHILLSIAIIPLVLITYVRALAQRFDRHKKIAKITFPLWLYVAVTGVVVYLMISPYYVY
- a CDS encoding SCO family protein, with amino-acid sequence MFKNKSYIGISFIILIFGIYAVPKIVERVKNGDVVKGNRLDNVDSKSAKSGAKLLTIGPAPKFELTNQDNAKISNETYKGKVYVLEFFFTTCPSICPKMNMSMLEIEKTFFGNPNFGIVSITIDPAHDTPQVLKDHAKLLGVKSATWNFLTGDKATIMDLSNKGFNLYAGENEKVSGGFEHSGLFALIDKEGNIRCRKDEFGNPAIYYDGLDKKGVRDIQQDIKILLEE
- the cyoE gene encoding heme o synthase, which produces MNAAKNTFSIKSIFLDFKEITKAGLAISVLFSSIAGYLLGVNDEHPFKWSVLIVLAIGGYCMVGASNAFNQVIEKDIDSLMDRTKNRPVASGRMSKITALLVASLLTITGIALLYTINAKSAMFAAISIFLYTSIYTPLKTVTPLSVFVGAFPGAIPFMLGWVAATGEFGIEAGTLFLIQFFWQFPHFWSIGWFLFDDYAKAGIFMLPTGDKDRKTALQIILYTIWLIIASLLPVLGYTGQLFISPIAAVLVFLLGIWMLFYAVRLYKLRTAKAARTLMLVSVSYISLLQIVFIVDKFLR
- a CDS encoding cytochrome c oxidase subunit 3, coding for MEMTLTTSEEQVRKSKSAKLILLFAMVSMTMMFAGLASAFVVSKSRADWLQNFQIPSAFYFSTAVIIACSVTFYLAKKAISNGNRNATTAFLLATLALGILFIVLQFAGFGQIIEGGYYMTGQGSSITTTFLYVIAVMHLLHLAGGIISLLIIIYNHFKQKYNPTQTLGIELGAMYWHFLDLLWVLLFLFLYFFK